In Capillimicrobium parvum, a genomic segment contains:
- a CDS encoding QcrA and Rieske domain-containing protein gives MAKDRRKTKSKYTADRQMPGAFEGETVTRRRFMTGTTHVAGIVAASAFALPALGFAIGPVFEKVEVRWEPVGVPDDFDDRTYIPKTITETPGIGEVGKTTVYVRKHNESIDGPQKDEYDGFIAISTRCMHLGCPVRFVPASERFICPCHGGVYDFQGKRTGGPPVRPLDRFYTRIRNGKVEIGPRYSVNSELKRFSPRYPGEPLDGIGQYLYPSRPTARKLPPPQS, from the coding sequence GTGGCTAAAGACCGCAGAAAGACCAAGAGCAAGTACACCGCCGACCGGCAGATGCCCGGCGCGTTCGAGGGCGAGACCGTGACGCGCCGCCGGTTCATGACCGGGACGACGCACGTGGCGGGCATCGTGGCCGCCTCGGCGTTCGCGCTTCCGGCCCTCGGGTTCGCCATCGGACCGGTGTTCGAGAAGGTCGAGGTGCGCTGGGAGCCCGTCGGCGTCCCCGACGACTTCGACGACCGGACCTACATCCCGAAGACGATCACCGAGACCCCCGGGATCGGCGAGGTCGGCAAGACAACCGTCTACGTCCGCAAGCACAACGAGTCGATCGACGGTCCGCAGAAGGACGAGTACGACGGCTTCATCGCCATCTCGACCCGCTGCATGCACCTCGGCTGCCCGGTCCGCTTCGTGCCCGCCTCGGAGCGCTTCATCTGCCCGTGCCACGGCGGGGTGTACGACTTCCAGGGCAAGCGCACCGGCGGTCCGCCGGTCCGCCCGCTCGACCGCTTCTACACGCGCATCCGCAACGGCAAGGTCGAGATCGGCCCGCGTTACTCGGTGAACTCCGAGCTCAAGCGCTTCTCCCCGCGCTATCCCGGTGAGCCGCTTGACGGCATCGGGCAGTACCTCTACCCGTCCCGGCCCACGGCCCGCAAGCTCCCGCCCCCACAGTCATGA
- a CDS encoding isoprenoid biosynthesis enzyme family protein: MSDRLAAVLRAEGGLLAQALRTDPDAEDARVAQVAASGPRSAGREDEVALLVEAIHEAYLLHYGVSATVSQADGDLALLAGDRLYALGLDRLARLGDLESVDVLAEVIARCAEAHAVGDPGAAAAAWRAGAEAVGWGRQHASRSR; encoded by the coding sequence ATGAGCGACCGGTTGGCGGCGGTGCTGCGGGCGGAGGGCGGCCTGCTGGCGCAGGCACTGCGCACCGATCCGGATGCCGAGGACGCCCGCGTCGCGCAGGTCGCGGCGTCCGGTCCGCGCAGCGCCGGGCGCGAGGACGAGGTCGCCCTGCTCGTCGAGGCGATCCACGAGGCCTACCTCCTGCACTACGGCGTTTCGGCCACCGTCTCGCAGGCGGACGGCGACCTGGCGCTGCTCGCGGGCGACCGCCTCTATGCTCTCGGCCTCGACCGGCTCGCGCGCCTCGGCGACCTGGAGTCGGTCGACGTCCTCGCGGAGGTCATCGCGCGGTGCGCCGAGGCGCATGCCGTCGGTGATCCGGGCGCCGCGGCGGCGGCCTGGCGGGCCGGTGCCGAGGCGGTCGGCTGGGGGCGTCAACACGCCAGCAGAAGCCGTTGA
- the hemL gene encoding glutamate-1-semialdehyde 2,1-aminomutase — protein MGPSSLRDTRSAELYARALNVLPGGVNSPVRAMRAIGRDPLFVVRGEGAELVDADSNRYVDWVLSWGPLIHGHAHPDIVAGVTDAAQRGTSFGAPTAGEVELAEEVARRMPAVEMLRMTSSGTEASMSAIRLARAATGREKLLKFAGAYHGHVDGLLAEAGSGLATQGLPASPGVPAAAAASTIVVPWNDPDAVRAACAEHELAAILAEPMPANMGLVPPAEGFLDFLRNQATENGALLVFDEVISGFRVAAGGAQEATGVLPDLVVMGKIIGGGLPAAAYGGSRALMEHIAPAGDVYQAGTLSGNPVAVAAGLSTLALLDDAAYTRLAAITETLADGLRQAAGDHPVQVQSTCGLVTIFFSAHPVRDLAAAQACDLAAYGRWCQALLARGVYPPASQFEAWFPSLAHTDEHLERTVIAATAAFEEV, from the coding sequence GTGGGCCCCTCGTCCCTGAGAGACACCCGGTCGGCCGAGCTGTACGCCCGGGCCCTGAACGTCCTCCCCGGAGGCGTCAACTCGCCCGTGCGCGCGATGCGCGCGATCGGCCGCGATCCCCTGTTCGTGGTCCGCGGCGAGGGGGCCGAGCTCGTCGACGCCGACAGCAACCGCTACGTCGACTGGGTGCTGTCGTGGGGCCCGCTCATCCACGGCCACGCGCATCCGGACATCGTCGCCGGCGTGACCGACGCGGCCCAGCGCGGAACGAGCTTCGGCGCGCCCACCGCCGGCGAGGTCGAGCTCGCCGAGGAGGTCGCGCGTCGGATGCCCGCCGTCGAGATGCTGCGGATGACGTCGTCGGGCACCGAGGCCTCGATGAGCGCGATCCGGCTGGCCCGCGCGGCGACGGGGCGCGAGAAGCTCCTGAAGTTCGCCGGCGCCTACCACGGCCACGTCGACGGGCTCCTCGCGGAGGCCGGCTCGGGCCTGGCCACCCAGGGCCTGCCCGCCAGCCCCGGCGTCCCCGCCGCGGCCGCGGCGTCCACGATCGTGGTGCCGTGGAACGACCCCGACGCGGTGCGCGCCGCCTGTGCCGAGCACGAGCTGGCGGCGATCCTGGCCGAGCCGATGCCGGCGAACATGGGGCTCGTCCCGCCCGCCGAGGGCTTCCTCGACTTCCTGCGCAACCAGGCGACCGAGAACGGCGCGCTGCTGGTCTTCGACGAGGTCATCTCGGGCTTCCGCGTCGCCGCCGGGGGCGCGCAGGAGGCGACCGGCGTGCTGCCCGACCTCGTCGTGATGGGCAAGATCATCGGCGGCGGCCTGCCCGCCGCGGCGTACGGGGGCTCGCGGGCGCTCATGGAGCACATCGCGCCGGCCGGGGACGTCTACCAGGCGGGAACGCTGTCGGGCAATCCGGTCGCGGTCGCCGCCGGCCTGTCCACGCTCGCGCTGCTCGACGACGCCGCCTATACCCGCCTGGCGGCCATCACGGAGACGCTGGCCGACGGGCTGCGCCAGGCGGCGGGCGACCACCCGGTCCAGGTGCAGAGCACGTGCGGCCTGGTGACGATCTTCTTCTCGGCGCACCCCGTTCGCGACCTCGCGGCCGCCCAGGCCTGCGATCTCGCCGCCTACGGCCGCTGGTGCCAGGCGCTGCTGGCCCGCGGCGTCTACCCGCCGGCCTCGCAGTTCGAGGCCTGGTTCCCCTCGCTCGCCCACACCGACGAGCATCTCGAGCGGACCGTCATCGCGGCGACCGCCGCGTTCGAGGAGGTCTGA
- the ahbA gene encoding siroheme decarboxylase subunit alpha, translated as MAGNLKIRARKDGSAVPLSEADKQLLNAMQGRFPLEPRPYARVAAEAGMTEDEAIARVAELIDDRIVRQVTPIYDTRRFGYGSMLVAAKVDAEHPWGPAKIVNSHPGVSHNYLRNHEFNMWFTIAVEEDSKLGLQGTLDLLQELTGAESIRQLPTLELFKIRMDLEMGGDTKSLTSQGAVLEPSSGERVDYDDFDRAVVRATQGDMPIVREPYAAAAQELGITQERLLDHLAGMQERGLLRRVAAILFHRRAGFSANGMGVWQVPEDRIAEVGPRMAAFRGISHCYQRPTYPDWPYALFTMAHGRSKEECDAILDAIEAEIDCIEGRAVLYSSTEFKKIRLLYFTDDFKRWEQEHAGV; from the coding sequence ATGGCTGGCAACCTGAAGATCCGGGCGCGCAAGGACGGCAGCGCCGTGCCCCTGTCCGAGGCCGACAAGCAGCTGCTCAACGCGATGCAGGGCCGCTTCCCGCTCGAGCCGCGCCCGTACGCGCGCGTGGCCGCCGAGGCGGGGATGACCGAGGACGAGGCGATCGCCCGCGTCGCCGAGCTGATCGACGACCGCATCGTCCGCCAGGTCACGCCGATCTACGACACGCGCCGCTTCGGCTACGGCTCGATGCTCGTCGCGGCGAAGGTCGATGCCGAGCACCCGTGGGGGCCCGCGAAGATCGTCAACAGCCACCCCGGCGTCTCGCACAACTACCTGCGCAACCACGAGTTCAACATGTGGTTCACGATCGCCGTCGAGGAGGACTCCAAGCTTGGCCTGCAGGGCACGCTCGACCTGCTCCAGGAGCTCACCGGCGCCGAGTCGATCCGCCAGCTCCCGACGCTCGAGCTGTTCAAGATCCGCATGGACCTCGAGATGGGCGGCGACACGAAGTCGCTGACCAGCCAGGGCGCGGTCCTCGAGCCGTCGTCGGGCGAGCGCGTCGACTACGACGACTTCGACCGCGCGGTCGTGCGCGCGACGCAGGGCGACATGCCGATCGTGCGCGAGCCGTACGCGGCCGCCGCCCAGGAGCTCGGCATCACCCAGGAGCGCCTGCTCGACCACCTCGCGGGGATGCAGGAGCGCGGGCTGCTGCGCCGCGTCGCGGCGATCCTCTTCCACCGTCGCGCCGGCTTCAGCGCCAACGGCATGGGCGTGTGGCAGGTGCCCGAGGACCGCATCGCCGAGGTCGGGCCGCGCATGGCCGCGTTCCGCGGCATCTCGCACTGCTACCAGCGGCCGACCTACCCGGACTGGCCGTACGCGCTGTTCACGATGGCCCATGGTCGCTCGAAGGAGGAGTGCGACGCCATCCTCGATGCGATCGAGGCTGAGATCGACTGCATCGAGGGCCGCGCGGTGCTCTACTCGTCGACCGAGTTCAAGAAGATCCGCCTGCTCTACTTCACCGACGACTTCAAGCGGTGGGAGCAGGAGCACGCCGGCGTGTGA
- the hemB gene encoding porphobilinogen synthase, with product MAFPQTRLRRLRRTPVLRDLVRETDVLPRRLILPLFVEAGLDGPRPIGAMPGVSRHSIDSAVAEAGEAAALGLGGVILFGIPAAKDDQGSEAWDDEGAVQLAVLAIKAAHPDVIVVTDVCLCEYTSHGHCGLLREDGSVDNDSSLELLARTAVSHARAGADLVAPSDMMDGRVAAIRAELDGEGFADTAIMAYSAKHASTFYSPFRDAADSTPAFGDRRGYQMDPANGDEAVREALLDVGEGADVIMVKPALSALDLIWRVKQETRMPVAAYQVSGEYAMIKTSTMDDRALALETLTAIRRAGADIVITYFAKDAARWLAT from the coding sequence ATGGCGTTTCCCCAGACCCGCCTGCGTCGGCTGCGCCGCACGCCCGTGCTGCGCGACCTCGTCCGGGAGACCGACGTCCTGCCCCGCCGGCTGATCCTGCCGCTCTTCGTCGAAGCCGGCCTCGACGGTCCCCGGCCCATCGGCGCGATGCCCGGCGTCAGCCGCCACTCGATCGACTCCGCGGTCGCCGAGGCCGGCGAGGCCGCCGCGCTCGGGCTCGGCGGCGTCATCCTGTTCGGTATCCCCGCCGCCAAGGACGATCAGGGCTCCGAGGCGTGGGACGACGAGGGCGCCGTCCAGCTCGCCGTCCTGGCGATCAAGGCCGCCCATCCCGACGTCATCGTCGTCACCGACGTCTGCCTCTGCGAGTACACCAGCCACGGGCACTGCGGGCTCCTGCGCGAGGACGGCAGCGTCGACAACGACAGCTCGCTCGAGCTGCTCGCCCGCACCGCCGTCTCCCATGCGCGTGCCGGCGCCGACCTCGTGGCGCCGAGCGACATGATGGACGGCCGCGTCGCCGCCATCCGCGCCGAGCTCGACGGCGAGGGCTTCGCCGACACGGCGATCATGGCCTACAGCGCCAAGCACGCCTCGACCTTCTACTCGCCGTTCCGCGACGCCGCGGACTCCACCCCGGCGTTCGGCGACCGCCGCGGCTACCAGATGGATCCCGCCAACGGCGACGAGGCGGTGCGCGAGGCGCTGCTCGACGTCGGCGAGGGGGCTGACGTGATCATGGTCAAGCCCGCGCTCTCCGCGCTCGACCTCATCTGGAGGGTCAAGCAGGAGACCCGGATGCCCGTCGCCGCGTACCAGGTCAGCGGGGAGTACGCCATGATCAAGACCTCGACCATGGACGACCGCGCCCTCGCGCTGGAGACCCTCACGGCGATCCGCCGGGCGGGGGCGGACATCGTCATCACCTACTTCGCGAAGGACGCTGCACGATGGCTGGCAACCTGA
- a CDS encoding DUF6636 domain-containing protein — protein MSRPIAVALCAAALLAVSAAANAATVPGTTVHTRGYKIVCLAVLPVAGGGIECASPYVPDIGELDSYFALHRHGRAKLSERGDYPGYGGRNRRLADGDTWRWRGVRCTAAGDGVRCVNRSGHGFVIAAGGSRRF, from the coding sequence ATGTCCCGCCCAATCGCCGTCGCCCTCTGCGCCGCAGCGCTGCTCGCCGTCTCCGCCGCCGCGAACGCCGCGACCGTCCCCGGCACGACCGTGCACACCCGCGGCTACAAGATCGTGTGCCTCGCCGTCCTGCCCGTGGCGGGCGGCGGCATCGAGTGCGCCTCGCCGTACGTCCCGGACATCGGCGAGCTCGACAGCTACTTCGCGCTGCACCGCCACGGGCGCGCGAAGCTCTCCGAGCGCGGCGACTACCCGGGCTACGGCGGGCGCAACCGGCGGCTCGCCGACGGCGACACCTGGCGCTGGCGGGGCGTGCGCTGCACAGCCGCGGGCGATGGGGTGCGATGCGTGAACCGCTCCGGGCACGGGTTCGTGATCGCGGCGGGTGGGTCGCGGCGGTTCTGA
- a CDS encoding GNAT family N-acetyltransferase translates to MRLPDHVDGDQVTIRAFTLDDVAELLELRLRTREFNTPYEPRRSEGFFTAAGQRAEIVRDREEWMADRMYAFGVVERDTGRLRGRVGLANIVRGAWDNATLGYFVDQEVNGRGYASESVRLALSFAFGPARLHRVQAAVMPHNERSARVLRKNGFRLEGHAPRYLRLAGGWRDHDLYAITAEEF, encoded by the coding sequence GTGAGGCTGCCCGACCACGTCGACGGGGATCAGGTGACGATCCGCGCCTTCACGCTCGACGACGTCGCCGAGCTGCTCGAGCTGCGCCTGCGCACGCGCGAGTTCAACACCCCGTACGAGCCGCGCCGGTCGGAGGGCTTCTTCACGGCGGCGGGCCAGCGCGCGGAGATCGTCCGTGATCGCGAGGAGTGGATGGCGGACCGCATGTACGCCTTCGGGGTCGTCGAGCGCGACACCGGCCGCCTGCGCGGCCGCGTGGGGCTCGCGAACATCGTGCGCGGCGCGTGGGACAACGCGACGCTCGGATACTTCGTCGACCAGGAGGTCAACGGCCGCGGCTACGCCAGCGAGTCCGTGCGCCTCGCACTGAGCTTCGCGTTCGGGCCCGCCCGGCTGCACCGCGTCCAGGCCGCCGTGATGCCGCACAACGAGCGCTCGGCGCGCGTCCTGCGCAAGAACGGCTTCCGCCTCGAGGGCCACGCGCCGCGCTACCTGCGCCTCGCCGGCGGCTGGCGCGACCACGACCTCTACGCGATCACGGCCGAGGAGTTCTGA
- a CDS encoding ABC transporter permease yields MRWLLIKDLQILRRSKLLVALLVLYPVAIALLIGLALSKGPDKPKVAFLNEVPIGQTVTNVGGKEVDFADYAKQFFDAIDPVVVHSRKEALAKVDGGDALAALIIPANTVDRLNGGLGQAQVEVIYNGDALKQSFVQSTIDAELARANAKLSDTIRDVALRDLHVLQDGGPITTPLGTQDLLGLRKAKALVQQALAQLPENDPLSPGLKEVDNFANQALIGLEFATPALKAVSRPITVKRTLLEGSRTPLDDFAVALAIAVSLLFVAVLLASGVLALEREEQAYGRLVRVVSPSALLLEKILLAAACSGLVALVMVCGIGAFTGVDWSRAGQWVIAAAVGALGCSALGVAIGAVAREVRAASLLGLMLALPLAFLALVPSGSVAPALYDVIRVINAAFPFKPTLDALDAAINAATPGLLGPALHLLGLTAAYGALARLALRRFAA; encoded by the coding sequence ATGCGGTGGCTCCTCATCAAGGACCTGCAGATCCTGCGGCGCTCGAAGCTGCTCGTCGCGCTGCTCGTGCTCTACCCCGTCGCCATCGCGCTGCTCATCGGCCTCGCGCTCTCCAAGGGCCCGGACAAGCCCAAGGTCGCCTTCCTCAACGAGGTCCCGATCGGGCAGACCGTGACGAACGTCGGCGGCAAGGAGGTCGACTTCGCCGACTACGCGAAGCAGTTCTTCGACGCGATCGACCCGGTCGTCGTCCACTCGCGCAAGGAGGCGCTGGCCAAGGTCGACGGCGGCGACGCGCTGGCCGCGCTCATCATCCCGGCGAACACCGTCGATCGCCTCAACGGCGGGCTCGGCCAGGCCCAGGTCGAGGTGATCTACAACGGCGACGCGCTGAAGCAGTCGTTCGTGCAGTCGACCATCGATGCGGAGCTCGCCCGCGCGAACGCGAAGCTGTCGGACACGATCCGCGACGTCGCGCTCCGGGATCTGCACGTGCTGCAGGACGGCGGGCCGATCACGACGCCGCTGGGCACGCAGGACCTGCTCGGGCTGCGCAAGGCCAAGGCGCTCGTGCAGCAGGCGCTCGCGCAGTTGCCGGAGAACGACCCGTTGAGCCCCGGCCTCAAGGAGGTCGACAACTTCGCCAACCAGGCGCTCATCGGCCTCGAGTTCGCGACGCCGGCGCTCAAGGCGGTCAGCCGGCCGATCACCGTCAAGCGCACGCTGCTCGAGGGCAGTCGCACCCCGCTCGACGACTTCGCGGTGGCGCTGGCGATCGCGGTGTCCCTGCTGTTCGTCGCGGTCCTGCTGGCCAGCGGGGTGCTGGCGCTCGAGCGCGAGGAGCAGGCCTACGGGCGCCTGGTGCGCGTCGTGTCGCCGTCGGCGCTGCTGCTCGAGAAGATCCTCCTCGCTGCCGCATGCTCCGGTCTGGTCGCCCTGGTGATGGTCTGCGGCATCGGCGCCTTCACGGGCGTCGACTGGTCCCGCGCGGGGCAGTGGGTGATCGCCGCGGCCGTGGGGGCGCTCGGCTGCAGCGCCCTCGGCGTCGCGATCGGCGCGGTGGCGCGCGAGGTGCGGGCCGCGTCGCTGCTCGGGCTCATGCTCGCGCTGCCGCTGGCCTTCCTCGCTCTGGTCCCGAGCGGTTCGGTCGCCCCGGCGCTCTATGACGTCATCCGCGTGATCAACGCCGCGTTCCCGTTCAAGCCGACGCTCGACGCGCTCGACGCCGCGATCAACGCGGCGACGCCCGGGCTGCTCGGGCCGGCGCTGCACCTGCTCGGCCTCACGGCCGCGTACGGGGCGCTCGCCCGCCTCGCGTTGCGAAGATTCGCGGCGTGA
- a CDS encoding ABC transporter ATP-binding protein — MITEARGVTKRFGARVALRDVSFGVEPGEKLAVIGPNGAGKTTLLSILAGILRPDEGEISRPAREIGWVPQQPAVYKKLSVRENLRLFARLEKVGDPDAVVERMLEQTGLAERAGDELGTLSGGNRQRVNIAVGLLADPPVLLLDEPSSSLDPRQRERLWEFVDELARTEGTAVIFTTHNVAEADRWADRVLVLADGEVLFDGTPDALRAAEHDEERTDFEGAFVRFLREQGH; from the coding sequence TCTCCTTCGGGGTCGAGCCCGGCGAGAAGCTCGCGGTCATCGGGCCCAACGGCGCGGGCAAGACGACGCTGCTGTCGATCCTGGCGGGCATCCTGCGGCCCGACGAGGGCGAGATCAGCCGGCCGGCCCGCGAGATCGGCTGGGTGCCGCAGCAGCCGGCGGTCTACAAGAAGCTGTCGGTGCGCGAGAACCTCCGCCTGTTCGCACGCCTGGAGAAGGTCGGCGACCCCGACGCGGTCGTCGAGCGGATGCTCGAGCAGACCGGTCTCGCCGAGCGGGCGGGCGACGAGCTCGGCACGCTGTCGGGCGGCAACCGGCAGCGGGTGAACATCGCGGTCGGGCTCCTCGCCGACCCGCCGGTGCTGCTGCTCGACGAGCCGTCGTCGTCGCTGGACCCCCGCCAGCGCGAGCGGCTGTGGGAGTTCGTCGACGAGCTCGCCCGCACGGAGGGCACCGCCGTCATCTTCACCACCCACAACGTGGCGGAGGCCGACCGCTGGGCCGACCGTGTGCTCGTCCTCGCCGACGGCGAGGTGCTCTTCGACGGGACGCCGGACGCGCTGCGCGCCGCCGAGCACGACGAGGAGCGCACCGACTTCGAGGGCGCGTTCGTGCGATTCCTGCGCGAGCAGGGGCACTGA